The nucleotide sequence tgttctttctttaattggataaatgtagctaaAATGAGAGTAAtcgtctatgaatgttatgaatgaatcataaccatccacacttttcacaggaaaaggaccatatatgtctgtgtgaattatctctaaaattcctgtgcttcgtttggcatcctttttaattttctttacatactttcctttaatacatTCTATATATTGCTCTAAGTCAGAGAACTCCAGTGGAGGAAGAATTTCATTCTTAACTAGTTTCTCTAttcccccctcaaaatatggcctaaacgacagtgccataatttcgatgatacattagttctctttcattttctgtttgcattgttcgatgaggatacattctcattcacatcacatacggaattcacatttttaagaagtgataacaaataaagttcgtcttgtcagaaggcaagaccaatacatctattattaaacaatatctgacatttgccatttcgaaaatggcaatcataaccatcgtggtccaactttgaaacactaatcaagtttctttgcaaagaaggtacataaagaacatctctaagaaaaagtctgaagccctcagcaagctctagcggaagatcactaacggcctcaacatctgcttgtactccatttgcgactttaatgaaactttcgcttctttgcaaagttctcatcgaacgaaatctttgtaaagaattagcaacatgaatagttgcaccttaatcaatccaccaagtagattttgaaaacatgacatacaaggattcatttacgaacgtaataatgttctcacctttctttttcataatcatctttaggaAATCAGGACAATTTTGCTTGTAATGTCCCCTGCCCTTACAATGAAGACATTGATCTTTATCTACTGGGAATTGTTTATTcggagactgttgcatgggaccctttccaggtgacttggaggaagagctgttattataattctttttcttattatcttttaggtagttaatagtaccaccctgtgaaacttttattctttcctcctccagcacacacatggctatgagcttttccaaatcccatttctcgggctgtatgttgtaattgacaacaaaagtgtcaaattcttttggcaaagaagcaaaaatcaaatgaagaaGAAACTCATCATTGagagccaaatccattggtttgagcttagatgccaaattgctcattctcagtatgtgctctctaatgccaccgccgccaccagagtacctttctgttaccagctgcttgatcagctgtgttgcatatgtctttgaagagccagtgaactgactctttattctttctaggtactctgtgaccgtgtcatagTCTGAAATTGAGCCCACTATTGcaggctcaattgtattctttatcaaagccaaacatttcttattggttgtgacccactttctatgttcaaggtcaaaagacatctttacgggagcaaagttccgctctctgttctgccatgcagcattaGTTTTAttagtctccctcaccggtgcctcaggttctttgggacatggtgtggtgactacccagtcaacctcagccaagatgaaggtcaagttgatctttttcttccattcaatgtaGTTATTCCCTTTGAGAGTTGGGATATCTTTGATATAAGCCATCAAGGAGTATCCTCCTAAAAACACAATTTCCCTTGAAAGTGAGAacataatataataacaacaattgtaTGTCTTAGTTTcaacgttgatcaaaattaaaacatacaatttatccttttacattaattctacatcaccgttgggcagaaatagaattaatgtatgacaaaaaaccataataacatcataatgttgccattaatcaacgttggtcagaataataacaatattataataattTGATAACATGtctattttcaaaattaaattctcccgttggttcgaatttaataatgaaaacaacaactttaaatacgcagcggaaactttgAATAAAATTCTCATGAtaatattttccagaagcaactttactatttactgaacaaaaaatatcgttggataaattttgtacagaaattatcatcaaaattcaattcaaattcatcaaatatgaatcaaatcagTTTCTAGAAAAGGGAAAAACTGAATAAATTTTTTTTACTGTGCACATGGCCATTTCGGCCTGAAGGCCTCTGGCAACGTAGCCCAGCGCGGTGCTTGGCCCGGCTCGCGTGCCGCTtctccccgcgcccaggccgtaacctgggcctgggcctggAAAGAGGCCCAGCAAAGCCGCCGGCACCGCCCCGTCTCGATCAGCGCCGTCCATCCAGATCAGACGGATGAGCGCGCGCCGCGGGGAAACAAAACCCCCATCCGGCCGCGGGTTCCCTAAACCCTAGTTCAttctctccctccccttctctctcatcgCGTAGCGTAGCTCGGAGAaacagccgcagcagcagccgtcctcggtggccgagggagaagaagaggggctCCGCCCCGCGCcctctcgccggcgtgcgtgctcgccCGAGGCTGAGCACACCGCCATCGAGGGGCCACATGGTGGT is from Miscanthus floridulus cultivar M001 chromosome 7, ASM1932011v1, whole genome shotgun sequence and encodes:
- the LOC136465776 gene encoding uncharacterized protein, coding for MTGSSSTASSDGGYSLMAYIKDIPTLKGNNYIEWKKKINLTFILAEVDWVVTTPCPKEPEAPVRETNKTNAAWQNRERNFAPVKMSFDLEHRKWVTTNKKCLALIKNTIEPAIVGSISDYDTVTEYLERIKSQFTGSSKTYATQLIKQLVTERYSGGGGGIREHILRMSNLASKLKPMDLALNDEFLLHLIFASLPKEFDTFVVNYNIQPEKWDLEKLIAMCVLEEERIKVSQGGTINYLKDNKKKNYNNSSSSKSPGKGPMQQSPNKQFPVDKDQCLHCKGRGHYKQNCPDFLKMIMKKKEDEMMRGSMVAREIDLEEKQVYAPTPMVWEPFFELPAAATPTTQDVVVPAPVVIPPMAITNEDEEPMVQNPTEPIATHEGEQQQPQTENVSNVEALRRSQRVRRSAISDDYEIYNTEEFHMEAVNFIAGLHDELFLHYPPHPHGTPHTHLMHILNPSLPAYK